ATTCGAGTCTTCGAAGTCACGCCGCTCCAGAAGGATTCGAGAAACGATTCATGGGATGAAATATCGACGGGATGATTGATATAGGTAAAACCGCGTTCCCTGGAAAGAAACCGCCAGGTGCGGTCGATCGCGCCGTATTCATGATCGGTGGATAGGACTTCATCCTCCGCGCCCAATTCCAGCGAACGCGCCGCGATGTTCAGGGCGACGGTCACATTTTGGGCGTAGACCAGATTCCCCGCGCTTGTGCCGAGATAATTTGCGAGCGATTCGCGCGCAGAGCGCATCAGGCTGTTATAGCGGACGCCCAAAAAATCCACGGGCTGCCATTCCAATTCCCTTTGCCAGCGCTGATACTCCTTAAAAACGGGTTTCGGCGTCGCCCCGAACGAGCCGTGGTTAAGAAAGGTCACCGAGGGGTCGAGCATGAAGTGTTTTTTCAGGTTGAGCATGAATCGGATTATATAGGAAGAATCTCCCACTCCCGTCATGTAATGAAACAGCGCAACGCCGCGACAGAGATTTGTATTTATCGTCGATATTTTCCAAGGAGGAAGAAATGACAGACCCGAAGATCACTTTGTACGGCGCCTATTGGTGCCCTGACTGCCGCCGCTCGAAGAAATTCCTGGGCGAGCAATTCATCCCTTTCAAATGGGTGGACATCGAGCAGGACAAGGAAGCCGAGCAATTCGTTTTACAAAAGAACAACGGCAAGCGCATCATCCCGACCATTGTGTTCGAAGACGGCTCGTTCCTCGTCGAGCCGACCAACGCGGAACTTGCGCAAAAACTCGGCTTGAAGACCGAAGCGAAGAAAACCTATTACGATCTGATCATCATCGGGGGCGGGCCCGCCGGACTCACCTCCGCCATTTACGGCTCACGCGAAGGCGCGGACGTCCTGCTCATCGAACGCTCCGGTTTGGGCGGGCAGGCTGGAATCACCGTCGGGCTGGATAACTTCCCCGGGTTCCCCGAAGGCATCAGCGGGCAGGAATTTTCCGAGCGGGTGACACAGCAAGCCAAACGATTCGGCGTGGAAGTCCTGCAAGCCGTGGATGTGGAACGATTGGAAGAAGAGAACGGCTATCACGAAGTGTACACATCGGACGGCAGGCATTATCACTCGAAAGCGATCCTCATCGCCACGGGCGCATCGTACCGCCGGCTGGAAGTCCCCGGCGAGGACGATTACATCGGCGCGGGGATTCATTTCTGCGCCACGTGCGACGGTCCGTTTTACAAAGGCGCAAAGGAGATCGCCGTCATCGGCGGAGGGAATGCGGCGGTGGAGGAAGGCCTGCATCTGACCACTTTCGCCGACAAAGTGACCCTGCTTGCGCGCGGCGACAAACTCACCGCCAGCCAGATCGCAATCGATAAAGTGACCGAACCCGGTTCGAAGGTCCAGGTGAAATACAATACGGTTGTGGAATCCTTCGATGGACAGGAATCAAAACTGAAATCCATCAAGACGCGAAACACAGTAACCAACGAGACCGAAGAGTTACACCCGGCCGCGGCGTTCGTCTTCATCGGGCAGCAGCCGAACACAGAATTCGCAAAAGGATATCTGGAATTGGACCCGGGCGGCTTCATCCTGACCGGTCACGACCTGCGGCATCTCAAAAAGATGGATGCGCTGCCGTTTGAGACCAGCATCCCGGGAATCTTTGCAGCGGGCGATGCGCGGCATGGAAGCGTCAAGCAGGTAGCGTCCGCCGTGGGCGAAGGCGCGGCGGCTTCGATCTCGATCCGGGAGTTTTTAAAACGGGGATAAATATCATTCCGGGCGACCAACGGGCGCGAAAAATGATGTGCGGCAATCGTGGGTATAATCCCTCTTATGCAATTCAATTTGTTTCGACAATCCGACATTCCCGAAAAATTTCGTCCCAATTTCAAACATCTGTATCTCGACATTGCCTGGTTCGGCGTGGTGAGCGGCACCGCGATCAACTTTCTCAACGTGTATGCGGCGCGCCTCGGGGCGAGCGCACTGCAGATCGGCCTGCTCACCGCCACATCCGCCATCGTCAATCTCTTCCTCGCCATCCCCGCCGGTCATTGGATCAGCAGACGCCATACCGGCAAGGCGGTCTTTTGGTCGTCCGTGCTCTTTCGCATCGGTTACCTTCTTTGGATTCCGCTGCCCTGGCTCTTCGACGAACAAGGTCAAATTTGGGCGCTGGTGCTCCTGACCTTATTGATGGCGATTCCGCTCACGCCGCTCGGGGTCGGTTTCAATGCGCTTTTCGCCGAAGCCGTGCCGGAGCGATTCCGCGCGCGGGTCGCCGGGACGCGCAACGTCACCTTTGCTATCGCCTATATGTTGACGTCGCTCATTGCAGGCTACATTCTCAAGAACACAAACTTCCCCGCGGGATATCAGATCGTCTTCGCCATCGGAGCCTTCGGCGCGGCAATGAGCAGCTACCACATCTTTCACGTCACACCGTTGCAGGAGGAAACCCGCGCGCCTCAAACGGACCCGATCCCGGTCAGCGACCCGAGCCCCGCCCCTCCCCGCGGCATCGAAGCGGCGCTCCGGGCAGACATCTGGAAATCGAATTTCAAGAAAGTCCTGCTGGCTTTATTTTTCTTCCACTTTGCGCATTACCTCTCCGCCCCTTTATATTCCCTCTACTACGTCCGCAGCCTGAACCTCAACGATGAACACATCGGCATCGGCACCGCACTCTACTACCTGACCGTGTTGATCGCGTCCACCCAGCTTGGGCGGATCGTACACCGCTTCGGAAACAAGCGCGTCACCGGTTTCGGCGTGGCAAGCATGGCGACCTACCCGATCATGCTGGCGCTCTCGCACAATGTGCTGCAATTCTACGGCCTTTCCTTCGTGAACGGTTTTCTTTTTGCGCTGGTCAACGGTTCCTACGCCAATTACATGCTCGAGAACATCCCCGCCCACGACCGTCCCGCGCACCTGGCATGGTACACCATCATGTTCAACCTCGCCGTCCTCTCCAGCACGTTGGTCGGTCCACTCACAGCGGATGTCATCGGGCTTGCCCCGGCGCTCATTGCCTTCGGCGCAGCGAGGATCGTGGCGGGATTCTACCTGCTCAAATGGGGATGAATCATCTCGGTATGGCGGCGATGGTCGAGTAGCACGAAACCATATCGAGACCCGCCGCCATCAACCGCCATCCATAATCATCCATGCTACAATCATCCCGTGACCGAGAACATCAAGATCGTTGCATCCAACCGCAAAGCCGGTTTTGAATATACCCTGCTCGAAAAGTTCGAAGCGGGCATCGCCCTGCAAGGCTCGGAGATCAAATCGATCCGCGCCGGGCAGATCAGCATCCAGGAATCCTACGTGGATGTTGAAAACGGCAAAGAAGCCTGGCTGCTCGAAGCGCACATCGCGCCGTACGAACAAGCCGGGAAACACTTCAACCATGAGCCGCGCCGCAAACGCAGGCTCTTATTGCACAAGAAACAGATCCGCGAATTATGGAACAACGTCCGCATCAAAGGCATGACCATCGTCCCGACAAAGGTTTACCTGAAAGAGGGACGCGCCAAGGTCGAGATCGCGCTTGCCAAAGGCAAGAAAGCCTACGACAAACGCGCGACGATCGCAAAGCGCGACGAAGCAAGAGAGAAAGAACGAGCAATGCGTGTGAGATAAAGTCTTAGCGAGGGCAATAGCCCGAAGCGGTCTTCTTATTCGCTAGAGATCGCATCGGGTGGAAGTTCGCCGCCCTCGCAATGACAGATGGAGACTACAGTGCCCCCTTCGACCATCGGTGGAATCAATTTACTACCCGACCCTGAAAAGCGCGCGATATACGCCAAATACATTCCGCAGTCCCTGCTGGATAAATTCAACCTGCCCCCGCTGACCTCGGCGGCGGGATACAACCTGCTGCAATTCCGTTTTGCATCCGGTTCCACAGATGTGGAAATGCGGCTGTATCACAAAATCGATTTTCCTGACCCGATCCTGTACGCGCATCTGACCGACACGATGAACGGACAGATCCACGTTTTGCTTTATATCCTCAACGACCCGGACTCTCCGCGCTTCGATGTGGACAAAATGCCGGACGGCACACCGACGAAGTTCGGGATATTGAGGCGAAACGTCGAGGCGGAGTCAAAGGCTTGTGAGGCGGGTCTGGCGCCGGGTCAGGTGCGACGCGGGCTGAGACTCTTGGGCGAAGCCATCCTTGCTTTCGAGGGGTTCGTCGCTTCGCTCGGTCATGAGATGTACTTCGTCGAGCCGCTGTATTATCACAACGCGGTCATCTTCGAGCGATACGGTTTTACTTATCAGATGGGGAAACGCCTGATGGAGAGCATCCATGCCGGGTTTCAACCCGGAGGCGACCTGTTCAATCAACTGGACGGCTCGACACCGTTCCGTAAACTCGAAGCCGCCGAGAGCATCCGCAAACGTTCATGGGCGATCCATGACGGGATCCTTGGCGAGCCGTTCACGAATGTGACGATGTATAAACGCGTGGGGAAACCGGCTGGGATCGATACGGCGCAGGGATGCAGGTGGTAAGGGCTAAACCCGCATCACTCTCACCGACATCGGTTCGCTGATCCCCTTCAATTCCAACTTACGATCCTCGAATTGACTTCCATCAATTCCCGCCCGTTCTAGCGCTTTTTCACTGACGATGATCTCCCCCGCCGCCGCTTTTGAAGCAAGCCGCGCGGCAGTATTCACCTCTTCACCGATCGCCGAAATATTGACCAGCCCCTCCGCGGATCCCATTGCGCCGAAATACGCCACCCCGGCATGAACGCCGATGCCGACGGGGATGCCCTCCTGTTGCATGAGACGCGAGATGCCATTCGCCGCACGGATGGTCCTTGCCACATAATCCCTGCCGGCAAAACCCGCGCCCCAGAACGCCGCAACGGCGTCGCCCGCGAGCTTTTCGAGCAAGCCGAACTCATCGGAGATCACCCCGGAAGCCCCGACGAAAAAACGATTGATAAGTTTTTGAAACTCCATCGGGGTCATCTGCTCCGAAAGGGCTGTGGACCCGCGTACATCCGCGAACAGCATGGACATCTCAACCTCTGCGCCGGAGGGGAATTTCCTGGCAAAGTCCTCGCAAATGTTGCAGAAATTCGGGTTCAGGTGGGATTGTTTTCGATTGTACAGCGCGCTGACCACCGCGCCGCCGAACCCTTTGAAGGGAGCATGGCATAACTTGCATCGAGGGTCATGCGGCAGGAAGTGAAACAGGCGATACAGCTGCTTCTCCACGGTGACGGCATCGTTCATGAACCAGTCGCGCCAAACTTCGCCAGCGTTCTCTTTATTCATAGCCATCGCGCACATCCTTTATATACCGATAAGATTCGAAACAGACCGGCTTGATTTAATCACATTTATGGCAATACAACAATGACGGTTTGGATCATCGGTTTCCTGACTTTGCCGGGAACCAGCACCGCAGGTCTTTGCGGAAGATCAAAGCGGCGCCTCCCATGATGACATAACCGAGGAGAAGGTACAGGAAGGGGATTCCCGCAAAGATGATCACCGACGTATCGATGCCGTAACCCGCAAGAAGGGTTCCCATCATATCCCCCAGCCAGCCATCCCCGTAACTGAGAGCGAACAAAACGATGAACCCAAGAGCCAGGCGCGGACCCGATGCAAACCAGCCGCGGCGTTCCGAGAGCGAGTTGACCATGGCATAGATCAGCCAGACGGTGAGCGCCAGGGACAGGACATGGACAACCAGAAGGCCGGTTATTTCGAAAGACTCGCTTTTAAAATACACCCACAACCTCGCGTTCGTCATCTCGAGGAGATAGGACAGGAACGAACCGAAGTGCAGGATCGCCGCAATGATGAGAAAATCCACCAGGGCGAGGACGATATTCGGCATGGCGCCTTCGTTCCCGCTCGTGGGGCGGACGCCGATCGCCGCAAGCATCCGCGCGGGCTGGGGCAGTAATTGCGCGAGGGCATCCAGGTTGCGGACCCCCTTGCGGAAATCGATCCACTGCATGCGCGAAAGTTTCTCCGAGATCCTCGTCCTTTGGACAACGATGGGATACACCACCTGTTTTTCGGGATCCGCCTCTGTGTCGGACTTGAAGCGTGAGGCAAGCACGAGCACTTCCTGCGCCGATTCGATTCCCTCCGCCGCGCTGTGACCGTATCTCCTTAATTCAGCGGCGATCTCCTCGGCAATTCTTCCGTCTTCGGGGGCGTGGTCAATGAAGAAGCGGACCGGCTCCGGATTGGAAATATTTGGGTGAAGAATGTTCGCAAACTTCGGC
This portion of the Anaerolineales bacterium genome encodes:
- a CDS encoding FAD-dependent oxidoreductase; translated protein: MTDPKITLYGAYWCPDCRRSKKFLGEQFIPFKWVDIEQDKEAEQFVLQKNNGKRIIPTIVFEDGSFLVEPTNAELAQKLGLKTEAKKTYYDLIIIGGGPAGLTSAIYGSREGADVLLIERSGLGGQAGITVGLDNFPGFPEGISGQEFSERVTQQAKRFGVEVLQAVDVERLEEENGYHEVYTSDGRHYHSKAILIATGASYRRLEVPGEDDYIGAGIHFCATCDGPFYKGAKEIAVIGGGNAAVEEGLHLTTFADKVTLLARGDKLTASQIAIDKVTEPGSKVQVKYNTVVESFDGQESKLKSIKTRNTVTNETEELHPAAAFVFIGQQPNTEFAKGYLELDPGGFILTGHDLRHLKKMDALPFETSIPGIFAAGDARHGSVKQVASAVGEGAAASISIREFLKRG
- the smpB gene encoding SsrA-binding protein SmpB, whose product is MTENIKIVASNRKAGFEYTLLEKFEAGIALQGSEIKSIRAGQISIQESYVDVENGKEAWLLEAHIAPYEQAGKHFNHEPRRKRRLLLHKKQIRELWNNVRIKGMTIVPTKVYLKEGRAKVEIALAKGKKAYDKRATIAKRDEAREKERAMRVR
- a CDS encoding adenylate/guanylate cyclase domain-containing protein — translated: MAMNKENAGEVWRDWFMNDAVTVEKQLYRLFHFLPHDPRCKLCHAPFKGFGGAVVSALYNRKQSHLNPNFCNICEDFARKFPSGAEVEMSMLFADVRGSTALSEQMTPMEFQKLINRFFVGASGVISDEFGLLEKLAGDAVAAFWGAGFAGRDYVARTIRAANGISRLMQQEGIPVGIGVHAGVAYFGAMGSAEGLVNISAIGEEVNTAARLASKAAAGEIIVSEKALERAGIDGSQFEDRKLELKGISEPMSVRVMRV
- a CDS encoding MFS transporter — its product is MQFNLFRQSDIPEKFRPNFKHLYLDIAWFGVVSGTAINFLNVYAARLGASALQIGLLTATSAIVNLFLAIPAGHWISRRHTGKAVFWSSVLFRIGYLLWIPLPWLFDEQGQIWALVLLTLLMAIPLTPLGVGFNALFAEAVPERFRARVAGTRNVTFAIAYMLTSLIAGYILKNTNFPAGYQIVFAIGAFGAAMSSYHIFHVTPLQEETRAPQTDPIPVSDPSPAPPRGIEAALRADIWKSNFKKVLLALFFFHFAHYLSAPLYSLYYVRSLNLNDEHIGIGTALYYLTVLIASTQLGRIVHRFGNKRVTGFGVASMATYPIMLALSHNVLQFYGLSFVNGFLFALVNGSYANYMLENIPAHDRPAHLAWYTIMFNLAVLSSTLVGPLTADVIGLAPALIAFGAARIVAGFYLLKWG
- a CDS encoding toll/interleukin-1 receptor domain-containing protein; translated protein: MKPFTFISYSRHCIGFVDDLAHQLERRGFKTWLDYRSLIPGRPWLDQIHKGLDESELLLLVVSPESIASKSVEIEWRYYLERGKRIILLIFQAVDLPPELEPLEWVDFRGGYRSALKRLFQRIDSPSAPPRPAPQTGFKAPAVIWLAAVLSVFTAIYSIFAVWTILIPWVLVPLPVQIFKRNFNIGRVQTALWTLSLALFFSIALGLEFGFVDPNPEYDPNAPLLYNLGLIFLYLHFFIIPFVSVLLLLILRLPAMQRWGKPEATLPKFANILHPNISNPEPVRFFIDHAPEDGRIAEEIAAELRRYGHSAAEGIESAQEVLVLASRFKSDTEADPEKQVVYPIVVQRTRISEKLSRMQWIDFRKGVRNLDALAQLLPQPARMLAAIGVRPTSGNEGAMPNIVLALVDFLIIAAILHFGSFLSYLLEMTNARLWVYFKSESFEITGLLVVHVLSLALTVWLIYAMVNSLSERRGWFASGPRLALGFIVLFALSYGDGWLGDMMGTLLAGYGIDTSVIIFAGIPFLYLLLGYVIMGGAALIFRKDLRCWFPAKSGNR